In Chitinophaga sp. HK235, a single window of DNA contains:
- a CDS encoding RNA polymerase sigma-70 factor, with protein sequence MNIYFGKAKDQDKLVEEYFQTYFEGLHRYAFTILKDNDDAKDAVQAVFLKLWEKRKEIDEQQSVKSYLYTAVYHYCLNIKRHQKVKDSYVAYHQPVYEHRNELVSKETHRKIMEHIEALSPQCKLIFSKSRFEGLKYAEIAADMGLSVKTVEVQMGKALKILRAKLFDIMMILLAWLFLKS encoded by the coding sequence GTGAACATATATTTTGGCAAAGCTAAAGACCAGGATAAACTGGTGGAAGAATATTTTCAAACCTACTTCGAAGGGCTGCATCGTTATGCCTTTACAATTCTGAAGGACAACGACGATGCCAAAGATGCTGTGCAGGCCGTTTTTCTGAAGTTATGGGAGAAAAGAAAGGAGATAGATGAACAACAGTCGGTAAAGTCGTATCTGTATACAGCCGTATATCATTACTGCCTTAACATTAAGCGGCACCAGAAGGTGAAAGACAGTTACGTGGCTTATCACCAGCCGGTATACGAACATCGTAATGAACTGGTCAGCAAGGAAACGCACCGTAAAATTATGGAGCATATCGAAGCGCTGTCTCCTCAATGTAAACTTATCTTCAGCAAAAGCAGGTTTGAAGGATTGAAATATGCTGAAATAGCCGCCGATATGGGACTGTCTGTTAAAACGGTGGAAGTACAGATGGGAAAGGCATTGAAGATATTGAGGGCCAAACTTTTTGATATAATGATGATACTGTTAGCCTGGCTGTTTTTAAAGTCATAA
- a CDS encoding FecR family protein, protein MSNAETLPYELLGRYFSGEATPEEAIAVDDWIRTHQDNREVYDQVAALWDSAVLQQRYQLPDKETALRELKHKWNPPVVKRSFPVLKIAAGLALLVGVAAILMLQLRRQPEKTAIALVSRQTVTDILRDTLPDNSLVVLNSHSIIRYALGFTDTVRMVNLSGEAWFDVTSHPDKPFIVAVGDVRVQVLGTAFNVRQSEEKISVMVKSGVVRMSRGDSSILVKAGQEGIYNIAGKELGLTGGSFNGNQMGYATRIFNFENITLKEIVAQLEKAYGIKVILENKALENCTMSSSFENKPIEYVFDVISVTLNVTCRFEKDKVFVSGAGCN, encoded by the coding sequence ATGAGCAATGCTGAAACCCTGCCATATGAGCTGTTAGGTAGATATTTTTCCGGAGAAGCTACACCGGAAGAAGCCATCGCTGTCGATGACTGGATACGGACCCACCAGGACAACCGGGAGGTTTATGACCAGGTGGCGGCCTTGTGGGATAGTGCTGTATTGCAGCAACGTTATCAGCTGCCCGACAAGGAAACCGCTTTACGGGAGCTAAAGCACAAATGGAATCCACCGGTTGTGAAAAGATCATTTCCGGTACTTAAAATAGCTGCCGGCCTGGCATTACTGGTGGGCGTGGCTGCCATCCTGATGCTGCAGCTCCGCCGACAGCCGGAGAAGACTGCCATCGCGCTGGTATCAAGGCAAACGGTCACGGATATACTCCGTGATACCCTGCCGGACAATTCGCTGGTAGTATTAAACAGCCATTCTATTATCCGCTATGCTCTTGGGTTTACGGATACCGTCCGGATGGTTAATTTGTCTGGTGAAGCCTGGTTTGATGTAACTTCACATCCCGATAAACCGTTTATTGTAGCGGTAGGGGACGTTCGGGTGCAGGTACTGGGAACAGCTTTTAATGTAAGGCAATCGGAGGAGAAGATATCAGTGATGGTGAAAAGTGGTGTTGTCAGGATGTCGAGAGGAGATAGCAGTATACTTGTCAAAGCAGGCCAGGAAGGGATTTACAACATTGCCGGTAAGGAACTGGGGCTTACAGGAGGATCGTTCAACGGAAATCAGATGGGGTATGCCACCCGGATCTTTAACTTTGAAAACATCACCCTGAAAGAAATTGTAGCCCAGCTGGAAAAGGCTTATGGTATCAAAGTGATACTGGAAAACAAAGCCCTGGAAAACTGTACCATGAGCAGCTCATTTGAAAACAAACCTATAGAATACGTTTTTGACGTTATATCCGTTACATTGAATGTTACTTGCAGATTTGAAAAGGACAAGGTGTTTGTCAGCGGCGCCGGCTGTAATTAA
- a CDS encoding zinc-dependent peptidase: MIGLILFLSIVNMFSRHKLRKTAVPDSYQELLQSHVRYYQQLNAADKLRFEQQVQRFLKRTHIEGVGIPVEPLDRVLVAASAIIPIFGFKNWEYFNLTNVILYPDTFDSSYQYEGHNRNILGMVGSGALNGQMILSRAALREGFSNTTDKSNTAIHEFVHLLDKADGYVDGMPTKLLEHSYSIPWLKLVHQTIQEMAEGRTDINPYGATNQAEFFAVISEYFFERPDLLAEKHPELYKMLTHIFQQDPAKGAS; this comes from the coding sequence ATGATAGGGTTGATATTGTTCCTTTCCATCGTGAACATGTTCTCCCGCCATAAACTTAGAAAGACAGCCGTCCCTGACAGCTACCAGGAACTGCTGCAGTCTCATGTGCGTTATTATCAGCAACTCAACGCCGCAGATAAATTACGCTTTGAGCAACAGGTACAACGTTTTCTCAAAAGGACCCATATTGAAGGGGTAGGAATACCGGTAGAACCGCTGGACCGTGTACTGGTAGCAGCCAGTGCGATCATTCCTATCTTTGGGTTTAAAAACTGGGAGTACTTCAATCTAACCAATGTGATCCTTTATCCGGACACCTTCGACAGCAGTTACCAGTACGAAGGCCACAACCGCAATATCCTCGGTATGGTCGGCAGCGGCGCCCTCAACGGACAGATGATACTGTCCCGTGCCGCCTTGCGGGAAGGATTCTCCAATACCACTGACAAAAGCAATACCGCCATCCACGAGTTTGTACACTTGCTTGACAAAGCAGACGGCTATGTTGATGGTATGCCTACCAAACTGCTGGAACACAGCTACAGTATCCCCTGGTTAAAGCTGGTACACCAGACCATCCAGGAAATGGCTGAAGGCCGCACGGATATCAATCCTTACGGTGCTACCAATCAAGCTGAGTTCTTTGCCGTCATCTCAGAATACTTTTTCGAACGGCCCGATCTGCTGGCAGAAAAACATCCGGAGCTGTATAAAATGCTGACGCATATATTTCAGCAGGACCCTGCCAAAGGAGCTTCATAA
- a CDS encoding cytochrome-c peroxidase produces the protein MNKKLFIALILLFAVAACKKNDDVHKPGPGEGPSKPTPTTPGTPGTPGNPNLPGTLYDYVGTRNNMPPYIQAFLASRSELDVTPAGNPITNAGATLGRVLFYDKVLSVNNTRSCGSCHHQDKAFTDGVAQSSGFDNGVTRRNSMPVVNMRFSGTKAMFWDMRAADLETQTLMPVLDHIEMGMPSLTALESKLGGISYYPALFKAAFGSEAVTSARIANALSQFIRSIVSFRSKYDEGIASNFSNFSAAEKNGLRLLQVNFCTECHSDFSTANAGKIPSFLPVDNTGINTGFGSNNGLETDYADKGIGEITHKPTDQGTFKIPSLRNVALTAPYMHDGRFATLEEVLNHYASGIKQNPNIGIQLMAAKPGVPLSVQDKSDIIAFLHTLTDQQLIKDPKYADPFK, from the coding sequence ATGAACAAAAAACTTTTCATCGCCCTGATATTACTGTTCGCCGTAGCTGCCTGTAAAAAAAATGATGATGTCCACAAACCCGGGCCCGGCGAAGGGCCATCCAAACCAACGCCGACTACACCGGGTACTCCGGGTACCCCAGGAAACCCTAACCTGCCTGGTACGCTGTACGATTACGTTGGTACCCGTAACAACATGCCACCTTATATACAGGCGTTCCTGGCCTCCCGGTCGGAGCTGGATGTTACCCCTGCCGGCAACCCAATCACCAATGCCGGCGCCACTTTAGGCAGGGTATTATTTTACGACAAAGTCCTTTCTGTCAACAACACCCGTTCCTGTGGCTCTTGCCACCACCAGGACAAGGCTTTCACCGATGGCGTAGCCCAGTCCTCCGGCTTTGACAACGGCGTCACCCGCCGCAACAGCATGCCTGTTGTCAACATGCGCTTCTCTGGTACCAAAGCCATGTTCTGGGACATGCGGGCAGCCGACCTGGAAACACAAACGTTGATGCCTGTACTCGATCATATTGAAATGGGCATGCCCTCACTAACCGCGCTGGAATCAAAGCTTGGCGGTATCTCCTATTACCCTGCCCTGTTTAAGGCTGCTTTCGGCAGTGAGGCCGTTACCTCCGCCAGGATTGCCAATGCCTTATCACAGTTTATACGCAGTATCGTCTCCTTCCGCTCTAAATACGATGAAGGTATCGCCAGCAATTTCAGCAACTTCAGTGCAGCAGAGAAAAACGGTCTGCGCCTTTTACAGGTCAACTTCTGCACTGAATGCCACAGCGACTTTTCTACCGCCAATGCCGGGAAAATACCATCTTTCCTACCCGTGGATAATACCGGTATCAATACAGGCTTCGGTTCCAACAACGGCCTGGAAACCGACTACGCCGACAAAGGCATCGGGGAAATCACCCACAAGCCCACCGACCAGGGCACCTTTAAAATTCCAAGCCTGCGTAATGTGGCACTCACTGCACCGTATATGCATGACGGCCGTTTTGCCACGCTGGAAGAAGTATTGAATCATTATGCGTCGGGGATCAAACAAAATCCGAATATAGGGATACAGCTTATGGCAGCTAAACCCGGCGTTCCGTTATCTGTACAAGATAAGAGTGATATCATCGCTTTTCTGCATACACTGACAGATCAGCAGCTGATCAAAGATCCGAAATATGCGGATCCGTTTAAATGA
- a CDS encoding tryptophan 7-halogenase, with the protein MDHIPVLIAGGGPAGAATALSLAARKIPCIIAEASPSPQDKAGETIPANAAPLLRKLGIMGLLEEPAHLPCYGNRFIWGREQPADKLYFFHIHQQGWHLDRRIFEQQLQAKVTATGTRYLNGWRVTHCNPDDGQWTVSLKNDNNDTRMISCDFIADATGKSCRIARMLGSTRHHADKLVGISTCYQLTGVLPQYTFIEAVQHGWWYAALLSGQRLMTTFMTDADLLGPEVRHPQGYLDSLRQTGLIAPLLSNVNVCTESEPSVFTAASGYLSACYGQRWLAVGDAAFSYDPISSYGITSALEGGFYAGHAIADTLAGNRDALPAYDWLITQAFTRYTTMHQHQYQQEQRWPQQPFWQRRHSLIPA; encoded by the coding sequence ATGGATCATATACCTGTATTAATTGCTGGTGGCGGCCCTGCGGGAGCCGCCACTGCTTTAAGCCTCGCAGCCAGGAAAATTCCCTGCATCATCGCAGAAGCTTCTCCTTCACCACAAGACAAAGCAGGAGAAACAATTCCAGCTAATGCAGCCCCCCTGCTACGCAAACTGGGCATAATGGGTTTACTGGAAGAACCAGCACATCTTCCTTGCTATGGCAACCGCTTTATATGGGGAAGGGAACAGCCTGCCGATAAACTGTATTTCTTCCATATACACCAGCAGGGATGGCATCTTGACCGCCGTATATTCGAACAACAATTACAGGCAAAAGTAACGGCAACGGGTACACGATACCTCAATGGCTGGCGCGTTACGCATTGTAACCCTGATGATGGCCAATGGACCGTCAGCCTGAAAAACGATAACAATGACACCCGGATGATCTCCTGCGACTTTATTGCAGATGCTACCGGAAAAAGCTGCCGGATAGCCAGAATGCTGGGAAGCACCAGACATCATGCAGACAAACTGGTGGGGATCAGCACCTGTTATCAGTTGACCGGCGTGCTGCCTCAGTATACTTTTATTGAAGCTGTACAGCATGGCTGGTGGTATGCCGCTTTACTATCCGGCCAGCGGCTGATGACTACTTTTATGACTGATGCGGACCTGTTGGGGCCGGAGGTACGGCACCCGCAGGGCTACCTTGACAGCCTGCGACAAACAGGGCTTATTGCCCCGCTCCTATCTAACGTCAACGTATGTACTGAAAGCGAACCTTCTGTATTTACTGCCGCCAGTGGTTATTTAAGCGCCTGTTATGGGCAGCGCTGGCTGGCGGTTGGCGATGCTGCATTTTCCTATGATCCTATCTCATCCTATGGCATCACGTCTGCACTGGAGGGTGGCTTCTACGCCGGCCATGCTATAGCAGACACGCTGGCAGGTAACAGAGATGCTTTACCGGCATATGACTGGCTCATCACGCAGGCATTCACCCGTTATACAACCATGCATCAACATCAATACCAACAAGAGCAAAGGTGGCCGCAACAGCCATTCTGGCAAAGGAGGCATTCACTAATTCCTGCGTAA
- a CDS encoding M28 family metallopeptidase: protein MKAPLLFSVAASLMLQGVQAQDSSAIKAINANSFAKHIQVLASDAFEGRKPFTRGEDSTIQYLARQFKALGLKPGNGNSYFQEVPMVSIASKPAGSLVIKGAGGEVSLQYLDDYVAATRRVQDQVNISNSELVFAGYGIVAPEYGHNDYAGLDVKGKTVIVMINDPGFADNTLFKGRTMTYYGRWTYKFEEASRQGATGVIIIHETAAASYPWKVVRSGWSNSKLHLQTADNNMSRTALEGWITQDAAKKIFQLAGISPDILEKARQKDFKPVDLHLKTSLVINNTIKKSTSHNVLAILPGNKRPQECVVFSAHWDHFGIGEPVKGDSIYNGAVDNATGTAGLLELATAFSSLKTKPARSVLFISVTGEEQGLLGSEYYASHPVFAPEKTVADINLDVLNTFGRTKDITVIGMGQSELDEYARRAAALQGRVTVPEANPEGGWFFRSDHFNFAKKGIPGLYLGPGNDIVGKAPGSGKEKTAEYNRLRYHSPADEFNPDTWVMDGMVEDVRLMFNVGYTLSNESTFPQWKKGSEFKAYRK, encoded by the coding sequence TTGAAAGCACCGTTATTATTCAGTGTGGCCGCTTCCCTGATGCTGCAGGGAGTACAGGCCCAGGACTCATCCGCTATCAAAGCGATCAATGCCAACAGTTTTGCGAAACATATACAGGTACTGGCATCCGATGCCTTTGAAGGTCGCAAACCTTTTACCCGGGGAGAAGACAGCACTATTCAATACCTGGCCCGCCAGTTTAAAGCACTGGGATTGAAACCCGGCAATGGCAACAGTTATTTTCAGGAAGTACCGATGGTATCCATTGCCTCCAAACCGGCCGGCAGTCTGGTTATCAAAGGTGCTGGCGGCGAGGTATCCTTACAATACCTCGATGATTATGTAGCAGCCACCCGCCGCGTGCAGGACCAGGTAAACATCAGCAATTCGGAACTGGTATTTGCCGGCTATGGTATTGTAGCTCCGGAATATGGACATAATGATTACGCAGGCCTCGACGTAAAAGGAAAAACCGTAATCGTGATGATCAACGATCCCGGCTTTGCAGACAATACCCTTTTCAAAGGCCGCACCATGACCTACTACGGCCGCTGGACCTATAAATTTGAAGAAGCATCCCGGCAGGGAGCTACCGGCGTTATCATTATCCATGAGACTGCTGCTGCCAGCTATCCCTGGAAAGTAGTGCGCAGCGGATGGTCCAACTCCAAACTGCACCTGCAGACAGCAGATAACAATATGTCCAGGACCGCGCTGGAAGGCTGGATCACGCAGGATGCCGCCAAAAAAATCTTCCAGCTCGCAGGCATCTCCCCGGATATCCTGGAAAAAGCCAGACAGAAAGACTTTAAGCCGGTTGATCTTCATCTGAAAACATCACTGGTCATCAACAATACCATCAAAAAATCCACCTCCCATAATGTGCTGGCCATACTTCCCGGTAACAAAAGACCGCAGGAATGTGTAGTGTTTTCCGCCCACTGGGACCATTTCGGGATTGGCGAACCAGTGAAAGGCGATTCTATTTACAACGGTGCGGTAGACAACGCTACCGGTACTGCCGGCCTGCTGGAACTGGCCACCGCCTTCAGCAGCCTCAAAACCAAACCGGCACGGTCTGTTCTGTTTATCTCCGTTACCGGCGAAGAACAGGGCCTGCTGGGCTCCGAATACTATGCCTCTCACCCGGTGTTTGCGCCTGAAAAAACCGTTGCCGATATCAACCTCGATGTACTCAATACTTTCGGTCGCACCAAAGACATCACCGTCATAGGCATGGGCCAGTCGGAACTGGATGAATATGCCCGTCGTGCTGCGGCCCTGCAAGGCCGCGTGACCGTACCGGAAGCCAACCCCGAAGGCGGCTGGTTTTTCCGCTCAGATCATTTTAACTTTGCTAAAAAGGGCATACCCGGTTTATACCTTGGCCCAGGCAATGATATTGTGGGTAAAGCTCCAGGCTCCGGCAAGGAAAAAACTGCGGAGTATAACCGTTTACGTTACCACTCCCCTGCTGATGAGTTCAACCCTGATACCTGGGTGATGGATGGCATGGTAGAAGATGTACGCCTCATGTTTAACGTAGGTTATACCCTCAGCAATGAAAGCACTTTCCCGCAATGGAAAAAAGGTTCTGAATTCAAGGCGTACCGAAAATAA
- a CDS encoding LodA/GoxA family CTQ-dependent oxidase gives MAIPNMVSVAIYPPLGIARIGNSDEHYFSSDLPGKAPEAQGGYKDQQGRIKKQVARFRIYALDKDGKPIQEVTVDPYTAIEWRVNLANRKAGWYNFENALDLPPGQPITPVHRNLKAPERNQLNIVPSPQVITGIKQGPKSFDDGQFYGKKVPLGAIKTDEAGRLLVFGADGNSASFDGSKPYTFANNDGWHDDVADGTIHATVTIEGKAYPAKPAMVAITPPNYAQGLFPVVSMYDVVEDLFARNNWITPPSQVVFWDHIYPILEYTVQTQWVNHGFYMLFGQNSPSDFTAEAILKRLQDPNPDNKPHRQRVFQWYRSPDITQYEPVKIPPFYGDAFGEDHSVPPPNLDLPLTALQYSRMQQWAEGNFVTGTRNDKTFDQLTPLEQTKALEKAPLEECLGGPFHPGIEITWPFRNLIFWESAFRIKQLPENQEPADDYGPQLTPEIALGPQGPLNGSGPGSLTRWLGVPWQTDEASCLAGYDTSTYLVLPSFWAARVPNEILSADAFSRLADHTVNLPQRLKHLDYRQNWLRDLGSQYLNKINNMVHNWHHLGIATEVTLQEESRNPALPVRLWVETGRGGFTSTDASFEQVKIAEFASAPLLQRTQEQLAAISGVLASKEKLRIRKPFRRDEM, from the coding sequence ATGGCTATACCCAACATGGTATCGGTGGCAATATACCCACCTTTAGGCATTGCCCGTATCGGCAATTCAGATGAACATTACTTCTCTTCCGATCTTCCCGGCAAAGCGCCGGAGGCACAAGGCGGTTATAAAGACCAGCAAGGGCGCATCAAAAAACAGGTGGCCCGTTTCCGGATATACGCACTGGACAAAGACGGGAAACCTATCCAGGAAGTTACGGTCGATCCATACACCGCTATTGAATGGCGCGTAAATCTGGCCAACCGGAAAGCAGGATGGTATAATTTTGAAAACGCCCTCGACTTACCACCCGGACAACCTATCACACCAGTGCACAGGAATCTCAAGGCACCAGAACGGAACCAATTAAACATCGTTCCCAGTCCGCAAGTAATCACCGGCATAAAACAAGGCCCCAAAAGTTTTGATGATGGCCAGTTTTATGGAAAAAAAGTACCGCTGGGCGCGATCAAAACAGATGAAGCCGGCAGACTGCTGGTATTTGGCGCAGACGGTAACTCCGCTTCCTTCGATGGTTCAAAACCATACACCTTCGCCAACAACGATGGCTGGCATGATGATGTGGCGGATGGTACCATACATGCCACGGTAACAATCGAAGGCAAGGCTTATCCCGCCAAACCTGCCATGGTGGCCATAACACCACCCAATTATGCACAAGGGCTTTTTCCGGTAGTCAGTATGTACGATGTTGTGGAAGATCTGTTTGCCCGCAACAACTGGATCACACCTCCTTCACAGGTTGTTTTCTGGGACCATATCTATCCTATCCTGGAATACACCGTGCAAACACAATGGGTCAATCATGGCTTTTATATGCTCTTCGGGCAAAACTCACCCAGCGACTTTACAGCGGAAGCAATATTAAAACGGCTGCAGGACCCAAATCCCGACAACAAACCTCACCGGCAGCGGGTATTCCAATGGTACCGTTCTCCAGACATCACTCAGTACGAACCCGTAAAGATCCCTCCTTTTTATGGAGATGCTTTTGGAGAAGACCATTCGGTACCGCCACCCAATCTGGACCTCCCGCTTACCGCCCTGCAATATTCCAGGATGCAACAATGGGCGGAAGGTAACTTTGTGACAGGTACCCGTAACGACAAAACATTCGATCAGCTAACTCCGCTGGAACAAACCAAAGCGCTCGAAAAAGCGCCACTGGAAGAATGTTTGGGCGGCCCTTTTCATCCGGGCATAGAAATCACCTGGCCTTTCAGGAATCTTATTTTCTGGGAAAGTGCTTTCCGCATCAAACAGCTGCCAGAAAACCAGGAACCGGCTGATGACTACGGGCCGCAGCTTACGCCGGAAATCGCACTGGGACCACAAGGTCCGCTGAATGGAAGTGGCCCGGGTTCATTAACCCGCTGGCTGGGCGTTCCATGGCAAACAGATGAAGCCAGTTGCCTGGCAGGTTATGATACCTCCACCTATCTGGTCCTTCCCTCCTTCTGGGCTGCACGGGTTCCCAATGAAATACTGTCTGCTGATGCATTTTCCAGGCTAGCAGACCATACGGTAAACCTTCCACAGCGGCTTAAACACCTGGATTACCGACAGAACTGGTTGCGGGACCTCGGCTCACAATACCTGAATAAAATCAACAACATGGTACACAACTGGCATCATCTCGGCATTGCCACAGAAGTGACCCTGCAGGAAGAAAGCCGCAATCCGGCCCTCCCGGTAAGGTTGTGGGTGGAAACAGGAAGGGGTGGATTTACCTCTACAGATGCGAGTTTTGAGCAAGTCAAAATCGCCGAATTTGCTTCCGCGCCTTTGCTGCAACGCACACAGGAACAGCTGGCGGCTATTTCCGGGGTACTGGCATCCAAGGAAAAATTACGTATACGCAAACCTTTCAGAAGAGACGAAATGTAG
- a CDS encoding Gfo/Idh/MocA family protein has translation MKETIRLILVGVGPHSKRVYLPAVTDLKKRYPVEISLAIDVKAEAANVEQHFEKNGYQIPTLFIDPFGDKLPTALKATLDDFVTANKINAVIIATEPTVHKAYAEWALGLGLHILMDKPVTTRNHAISDLAHARGILDDYQHLLKMYNELQQRKSTVFTVNVQRRYHPGFQLVMERIREVAVATNCPVTNIQSTHCDGQWRLPSEIVTQDYHPYNKGYGKISHSGYHIFDIVCQLFRAPGIASKLPDSMEVISSMVQPRGFLKQLTEADYINYFDKDYGNVRKYSHSELQEIYRDYGEMDAAMIIRLLKEEENIANITINLLHNSFARRNWIMPGSDLYKGNGRVKHEYHHIQQGPFQNIQIHSYQAKDKHHQNNTEDYLVGGNNHFDIYIFRNIGVLGGEKPLEVINMKDIAHQHHLDDSKLLTEQSKTAVVKEFLDFILGNTPKTQLVSNIDTHLDSVKMMSAAYMAHVQRKEYLRV, from the coding sequence ATGAAAGAGACCATTAGACTTATCCTAGTTGGAGTTGGCCCTCATTCCAAAAGAGTGTATCTGCCTGCTGTCACCGATCTGAAAAAGAGATACCCGGTTGAGATTTCCCTCGCTATCGATGTAAAGGCTGAAGCAGCCAATGTTGAACAGCATTTTGAAAAGAACGGATATCAGATTCCCACACTTTTTATCGATCCGTTCGGAGATAAGCTGCCAACCGCATTGAAGGCCACCCTCGATGATTTTGTAACAGCAAACAAGATCAATGCCGTGATCATTGCCACAGAGCCTACTGTTCACAAGGCTTATGCAGAATGGGCACTCGGCCTCGGACTGCATATCCTCATGGATAAACCGGTGACTACCCGCAACCATGCCATTTCAGACCTAGCCCATGCCCGGGGCATCCTGGATGATTACCAGCACCTGTTGAAGATGTACAACGAACTGCAACAACGTAAATCCACCGTATTTACGGTAAATGTTCAACGCCGCTACCATCCCGGTTTCCAGCTGGTGATGGAACGTATCCGCGAAGTAGCCGTTGCTACCAACTGTCCTGTCACCAATATCCAGTCTACCCATTGTGACGGCCAGTGGCGTCTTCCCTCAGAGATCGTCACACAGGATTATCATCCTTACAACAAAGGATATGGTAAAATATCCCATAGCGGTTATCATATCTTCGACATTGTCTGCCAGTTGTTCCGGGCGCCGGGCATCGCCTCCAAACTACCCGACAGCATGGAAGTAATATCTTCCATGGTGCAGCCGCGCGGCTTCCTTAAACAACTCACAGAAGCTGACTATATCAACTACTTCGATAAGGACTATGGTAATGTCAGGAAATACAGCCATAGCGAATTACAGGAGATCTACAGGGATTATGGCGAAATGGATGCCGCCATGATCATACGCCTGCTGAAAGAAGAAGAGAACATCGCCAACATCACCATCAATCTGTTGCACAACAGCTTTGCAAGAAGGAACTGGATCATGCCGGGCAGTGACCTCTATAAAGGCAATGGGCGTGTAAAACACGAATACCACCACATTCAGCAGGGCCCATTCCAGAACATACAGATACATTCCTATCAGGCTAAAGACAAACACCATCAGAACAACACTGAAGATTATCTGGTCGGCGGGAACAATCACTTCGATATCTATATCTTCCGCAACATCGGCGTGCTGGGCGGAGAAAAGCCATTGGAGGTCATCAACATGAAAGATATCGCTCATCAACATCATCTGGATGATTCCAAACTACTCACCGAACAATCGAAAACGGCCGTTGTAAAAGAGTTCCTGGACTTCATCCTTGGCAACACTCCCAAAACGCAACTGGTGTCCAACATCGACACCCATCTCGACAGCGTAAAAATGATGTCAGCGGCGTATATGGCACATGTGCAGCGGAAGGAATATTTACGGGTTTAG